In Neosynechococcus sphagnicola sy1, the genomic stretch TTATCGACAGTCAAAGTGTCAAAAGTGCCGCTGGAGTGAGCCAATCGGTGGGCTACGATGCGGGCAAACAAATTAAAGGTCGAAAACGGTTTATGACGGTCGATACCCTGGGATTGCTGTTGCGGGTCTTGGTGACTGCCGCGAGTGTACCCGAACGAGAGGGGGCTAAACAGGTACTCCAACAGGTGAAACAGATGGGTCAAGGGGTATCGCGACTGCATACGATTTGGGCCGATGGCGGTTTTGACGGTAATCCATTCCTGATGTGGGTGATGGATGTTTGTCGGTGGATTGTGGAGGTTGTGCTGCGACCAGAGCAAACCAAAGGGTTCGTATTGCTGAAAAAAAGGTGGGTTGTTGAACGAACATTTGGCTGGCTCATGGGGTACCGTCGATTGGTTCGAGACTATGAGTTATGGCCAGAAACTTCGGAGACATTTATTTACCTGGCCATGATACGAATCATGGTGAGGCAGTTAGCATAAAATCTGACCCAAAAAACTTTTAAAACATCCTCTTAGACATTCAGCGACGCTTTGCAGCCTTAGAACGACGGGTGACAAAGCTTGAGGTTGGCCTTCAAGAGGTAGATCGGATGGTTGACCCTGAGGGCTGGAATTGATCTCAATGGCGATCCATTAGCTGGAGTGTGCCGAGATCAAGTATTCTCGATGCTGGTTCAGGGTCAGGGTATCCAGTAATTCCTGGGGCTGGTTATACAAAACCATGGTAGTACTGTCATTACTTTGGAAGCCAATCCGCCCATAGAAGGGCTGTTGATGGGTGGTCATCAGGTAGACGCGCTCCACCCGGTTAATATGGGGGTGACTGAGAACCGTTTCGACCAACTTGCTCCCCAGCCCCGATCCCTGATAGTCCGGATGAATCACCACATCCCAGATCGTTGCCCGGTAAACTCCATCGGAGGTGGCTCGGGCAAATCCTATCAGGCGATCGCCATCCCAGACCGTGACTACAGGCTTACTATGGGCGATCGCGATCTCCAGATCTTCTAGCCGTCGATTCTGTGCCCAGAAAGCCGTTGCTTGAAATAGCCTTTGGAGTTGCTGCAAATTCACCGTTGCAGCGGACGGCTCAGACCCTTCATGAACCCGGAACTGGATTTGACGACTCATCGTTGGCAAATGTTTAATTTCTATGGATAAATGAACGCCTCCAGTGTAGCGTGGCCACCTGAAAATGGCGGAATTGCTCCTCAATGCCCTATCAGTGAAGCCAGAGCTATCTACAATGGTTTTGCACCTGCCTGTGCCCTGCATCGGCGTTCTTAGTGAGAGCAAACCCTGGAACCATGAGAAATGGCAGAAATCACCCCCGATGCTTGCCCAAAGATCGCTGGTGGCAGCGGTCGCCGCTGATTCTGGTGTTGCTGTTGTTGCTGTGGAGTTTGGCGTTGGGGTGGGGTTTGGCTGAAGTCACCTCTGGTACCCCGCGGTTGGACACCCCTTCATTGGCCAGTGCGGGTGGTCTCACCCCACCCATCTCCAGCTCTCCTGCCCCACCCTTACTGACCCAAGCATCGAGTATTTCCCCGGTGGGGGGCATCGATCCAGTTCCCCCTGGTTTGCAACTGGGGCAGGAAGTGTACCTGCAAACCTGTGCTACTTGCCATCTAGGATTACCACCCGCGGTTTTACCCACGGAAACTTGGCGACAGATTATCCAGGACTCCCAGCACTATAGTGTGCAACTCAAACCCCTGGTTGATCCGACGCGACTGCTGGTGTGGAACTACCTGCGAACCTTCTCCCGCCCCCAATTAGCAGAAGAAGACCTACCCTATCGGGTAGACAATTCTCGGTTTTTTCGCGCCCTCCATCCCACGGTGAAAATTGCCCGACCGGTGCGGATGAATAGCTGTGTTGCTTGTCATCCCGGTGCCCCCCAGTACGACTATCGCAGTCTCACCCCTGAGTGGGAGAACGCACCCTAGGCAGGAGCAACTGACCGATCTAAAAAGGGAAGACCGATACCCATTAATCAAATGATGGGTATCAGCCTTCCCTGAATGTGGAGCGCGACTTAATTAGCAGTAAGGGGAAACATCCTCACCGCAAACATCGGCTAGATAACACAAGGCTCGAAAACGCAGAGCTGCCACCTGCTCATAGAGGGGGTTGAGTTTACAGAGTGGCGGAATATGGAGCAATTTTCGACCAAAGAAGCGGATGTCTCGTTCAAATGGGCAATGGGCTGGAATCTTCTGGCAGAGGAACCGGGCTAATTTGGGTTCCCGCACCTCAATCCCATCCAGCCAGTAACGAAAGGGGTAGAGCAGATCGAAGGCAGCCGCCGATGCAGCCGCCTGTTCTGTTGATGTATTAATATGCAGGTCCTCAGAACGTATCCAAACCCAGCACTCTAGTGCCAGGTTTTGGTTGGGGTAGTTTGGTGCTTTCATAACGGCAATTCCAAACAGATTCGGTCAGGCTCCAGGGAGCAGTAAGTGGTATCTATAGAGTCCATAGAGCATCAAACCGTGAGCCCCAAATAAATGCAGTCGTTCCCGATACATTTGCAATTTATTTTGGGAGGGGATTAATCATAAGTAAAACCTATGAAAATCCTGGCAGTTGCCCTCGCTGGGAGAGATGCGCTACGTCATCTGCTAATACAGACGCAATGGCCGTGATTTCGTATCCAACGAATGGAGACAAATTGAGGTTTTCCGGGGAGAAACTGGGGATCACGAGGCAACTCCAGCCGTGGAGCGCTGGCGTAAAGCAGGCCGAACAGAGCTGGGGCTGGGGCTGGGGCTTGGACTCGGAGTACTGCTGCTAGGTTGGGAATGCGGGAGCGGATTCTGCATTAGCAACACCAACAGGGGATCACTTTGTAATTCCCGCCGGAGCATGCGCTGAATCTCCCGTTCGAGTTGGGTCTGGAGGCCGACCCAGTCGATTTCCACTTGGCCTTCGCCATCGCTACGAGCCAAGTCAGCCCAGCGATCGCGCAGAGTTTCGGTCATCACCTCGCTGACCCAGCGTTGGAGCAGCGATCGCTCCAGGGAAGTCACCACGCCCCGGAGATGGATTTCGGGGGTGGCGAGCAATTCACCCTGCCAGCTAATGGCCACCGCCACAGTAACGACGCCATCCTCGGCGAGTTGTTGCCGCTCCTTGAGAACTCGGGCATTCACCACTCCTGTGTTGTCCACGAGCTCCACTCCGGAGGGGACTTTGCCGCCAATCTGGATGGAGTCGGGGGTGAGTTCAACAATATCCCCATTGTTGATAATCACCATATTCTCGGGGGGAATGCCCATACTCCGAGCTGTTTCGGCGTGCTTAACCAACATCCGGTGCTCACCATGCACCGGCAGGAAGAACTTGGGACGGGTAAGGGCAATCATCAGCTTTTGATCCTCTTGACATCCATGCCCCGAGACATGAATACCTTGATCCCGACCGTAAATCACCTTGGCTCCCTGCATCATCAGTTTATCGATGGTGTTGACGACGGCGATGGTGTTGCCAGGAATCGGGTTGGCGGAAAAGACAACCGTATCACCGGAGCGGATTTTAATTTGGCGATGGTCGCCGTTGGCAATGCGACTCAGGGCTGCCATCGGTTCTCCCTGGGAACCTGTGGTCAGGATCAAGATTTTTTGCGGCGGGATTTGATTAATCCCATGTAAGGGTTGGAAGAGGTCATCACTGCATTTGAGATAGCCCAGGTTACGGGCATGGGCAATCACATTTAACATTGAGCGACCGACCACAGCGACAGTTCGCTGGTGGCGAGCTGCTAAATCCAAGATCAGATTCAGGCGATGCACCGAGGAGGCAAAGGTGGTCACCAGCAGTCGTCCGGGGGCTTGGCTAAAGATCCGATCCAGATTGGGATACACCGAGCGTTCCGAAGCGGTGAATCCGGGGATTTCTGAGTTCGTCGAGTCACTGATCAAACACAGCACTCCCTTGGAACCATGTTCGGCGAGGCGATGGAGATCAAAATGCTCCCCATCCACCGGGGTGTGGTCAATTTTAAAGTCTCCGGTGTGGATCACCATGCCAACGGGGGTATGAATCGCAACGGTGAAACTGTCGGCAATCGAGTGGGTGTTGCGAATGTATTCCACAAAAAACTGAGCCCCAATGCGTACCATGTCGCGGGGACGGACGGTGCGCAACTCGGTGCGATCGCTGACACCAGCTTCTTCTAGCTTGCCTGCCAACAGCGCCATGGCTAAGCGGGGGCCGTAGATAACCGGAATATCAAACTGCTTCAGGTGAAAGGGAATGCCGCCAATGTGATCTTCATGACCATGGGTGACGATCATGCCCCGGATTTTATGTTTGTTCTCTCGCAAATAGGTCATGTCCGGCAGGACAATATTCACCCCATGCATGCCATCCGTTGGGAAGGCAAGTCCGGCGTCGAGTAAGACAATTTCATCGTTGTATTCTAAGACACAAGTATTTTTGCCAATTTCGTGGAGTCCTCCGAGGGGAATGATTTTCAGAGCAGGATTGGAGCCGTTGTTACTCATGGGTATCCTTAATCAGGGGGATGCAAAATCTTCAAACAGGAACTACCGGGCAGGTGGACTGCGGAGATAGTCGGGCTATTCAGTTGTGGATAAAATCTCAGGGGGCACTGGTTACAGCAACGATAATTGCTGCAACACAACCTGCAAATTCTGAACCAGGTCAGGAGACGGCTCACAGAGAGGAGAGCGGAGGGAACCAACCGACCAACCTTGGAGTTGCAACGCTGTTTTCACCGGAATGGGATTGGTGGTGAGGAACAGGGATTTGAACAGGGGAAACAATTGCAAATGAATTTGGGTGGCTTGCTGAACTTGGCCGGCCAGAAAGGCTTGGACCATTGTCTGGAGTTGTTGACCCACCAGATGGCTGGCAACGCTGACAACCCCCTGGGCACCAACTGCCAGCAGGGGCAAGGTGAGGGAATCATCGCCGGAATAAAGGGCAAAGTCGGAGGGTGTCAAACAGCGAATCTGGCTGGCTTGGTCTATGCTGCCACTGGCTTCCTTAATTGCCACAATATTGGGAATCTCAGCTAAACGGGCTACGGTTTCTGGCTGTAAGCTCTGGCTGGTTCGCCCTGGGACGTTGTACAGCATCATCGGTAGATCGGGAGCTGCTTCGGCGATCGCTCGGAAGTGTCGATACAGTCCTTCTTGAGGCGGCTTATTGTAGTAGGGCACCACCTGCAAGGAACCATCCAGTCCTAACTGACTGGCCTTCTGAGTGGCGGCGATCGCCTCCTGGGTGGAGTTAGATCCGGTTCCTGCCATCACTTTGGCTTTCCCAGCTACCGCTTTTTGTACGACTTGGAACAACTCGTACTCCTCTGACCAACTAAGGGTTGGTGACTCGCCCGTAGTACCACAGACGACCAAGGTATCGCTACCGTGATCAACAAGGTGAACGGCGAGTTGTTCGGCAACGCCATAATCGACTTGCCCCTGCTGGTTGAAGGGCGTGATCATGGCGGTCAAAATTTGTCCAAAATTTACCACACGTTATTTCAACTCCTTATCCTGATCGATCATGGGGGGGTCTGTAAAGCTTGACGGGGATGGGGAAGATGGGGTTGCCATGACGCAAAAAGTCGCAGCCTCTCTATCTGGCCAGGGTGACTGCAGGGCGCAGCCAGCTTTGGGTCACTAGTAGTTCTGCAAT encodes the following:
- a CDS encoding IS5 family transposase, which codes for IDSQSVKSAAGVSQSVGYDAGKQIKGRKRFMTVDTLGLLLRVLVTAASVPEREGAKQVLQQVKQMGQGVSRLHTIWADGGFDGNPFLMWVMDVCRWIVEVVLRPEQTKGFVLLKKRWVVERTFGWLMGYRRLVRDYELWPETSETFIYLAMIRIMVRQLA
- a CDS encoding GNAT family N-acetyltransferase; translated protein: MSRQIQFRVHEGSEPSAATVNLQQLQRLFQATAFWAQNRRLEDLEIAIAHSKPVVTVWDGDRLIGFARATSDGVYRATIWDVVIHPDYQGSGLGSKLVETVLSHPHINRVERVYLMTTHQQPFYGRIGFQSNDSTTMVLYNQPQELLDTLTLNQHREYLISAHSS
- a CDS encoding Mo-dependent nitrogenase C-terminal domain-containing protein, which gives rise to MKAPNYPNQNLALECWVWIRSEDLHINTSTEQAAASAAAFDLLYPFRYWLDGIEVREPKLARFLCQKIPAHCPFERDIRFFGRKLLHIPPLCKLNPLYEQVAALRFRALCYLADVCGEDVSPYC
- a CDS encoding ribonuclease J; the encoded protein is MSNNGSNPALKIIPLGGLHEIGKNTCVLEYNDEIVLLDAGLAFPTDGMHGVNIVLPDMTYLRENKHKIRGMIVTHGHEDHIGGIPFHLKQFDIPVIYGPRLAMALLAGKLEEAGVSDRTELRTVRPRDMVRIGAQFFVEYIRNTHSIADSFTVAIHTPVGMVIHTGDFKIDHTPVDGEHFDLHRLAEHGSKGVLCLISDSTNSEIPGFTASERSVYPNLDRIFSQAPGRLLVTTFASSVHRLNLILDLAARHQRTVAVVGRSMLNVIAHARNLGYLKCSDDLFQPLHGINQIPPQKILILTTGSQGEPMAALSRIANGDHRQIKIRSGDTVVFSANPIPGNTIAVVNTIDKLMMQGAKVIYGRDQGIHVSGHGCQEDQKLMIALTRPKFFLPVHGEHRMLVKHAETARSMGIPPENMVIINNGDIVELTPDSIQIGGKVPSGVELVDNTGVVNARVLKERQQLAEDGVVTVAVAISWQGELLATPEIHLRGVVTSLERSLLQRWVSEVMTETLRDRWADLARSDGEGQVEIDWVGLQTQLEREIQRMLRRELQSDPLLVLLMQNPLPHSQPSSSTPSPSPSPSPSSVRPALRQRSTAGVAS
- the dapA gene encoding 4-hydroxy-tetrahydrodipicolinate synthase, which translates into the protein MVNFGQILTAMITPFNQQGQVDYGVAEQLAVHLVDHGSDTLVVCGTTGESPTLSWSEEYELFQVVQKAVAGKAKVMAGTGSNSTQEAIAATQKASQLGLDGSLQVVPYYNKPPQEGLYRHFRAIAEAAPDLPMMLYNVPGRTSQSLQPETVARLAEIPNIVAIKEASGSIDQASQIRCLTPSDFALYSGDDSLTLPLLAVGAQGVVSVASHLVGQQLQTMVQAFLAGQVQQATQIHLQLFPLFKSLFLTTNPIPVKTALQLQGWSVGSLRSPLCEPSPDLVQNLQVVLQQLSLL